Proteins encoded in a region of the Streptomyces sp. NBC_00310 genome:
- a CDS encoding TetR/AcrR family transcriptional regulator, with translation MTGTQTAGRRYGGRDAAQRQQERRTRLIQAGLDLFGTTGYASVSVKQVCSHAGLTERYFYESFRDREDLLAGVYNELIATISAETAQAAAAAAPDVDAQLRAGLEVFIRTLAGDARKARLVLIEVVGASPRLEVRRREVLHEFAAMVAAVVAPPPGPETSSSRLTMTAMSLVGGVNELLVDWTLGHQNATVEELIDLCHTLYIAAYRAISDQP, from the coding sequence ATGACCGGCACACAGACCGCCGGGCGGCGCTACGGCGGACGCGACGCGGCGCAACGACAGCAGGAGCGCCGCACCCGCCTCATCCAGGCGGGCCTCGACCTGTTCGGCACGACCGGATACGCCTCGGTCTCCGTCAAGCAGGTCTGCTCGCACGCCGGACTGACCGAGCGCTACTTCTACGAGTCGTTCCGCGACCGCGAAGACCTGCTCGCCGGGGTCTACAACGAGCTGATCGCCACCATCAGCGCGGAAACCGCGCAGGCCGCCGCCGCTGCCGCACCCGATGTGGACGCCCAACTGCGGGCCGGCCTCGAGGTGTTCATCCGCACACTGGCCGGCGACGCCCGCAAGGCCCGCCTGGTGCTCATCGAGGTCGTGGGCGCCAGCCCCCGCCTCGAAGTGCGCCGCCGTGAGGTCCTGCACGAATTCGCCGCGATGGTCGCCGCCGTCGTCGCACCGCCCCCTGGCCCGGAAACCTCCTCCAGCCGGCTCACCATGACCGCGATGAGCCTGGTCGGCGGAGTCAACGAACTCCTCGTGGACTGGACGCTCGGCCACCAGAACGCCACGGTCGAAGAACTGATCGACCTGTGCCACACCCTGTACATCGCGGCCTACCGAGCCATCAGCGATCAGCCCTGA
- a CDS encoding nuclear transport factor 2 family protein, whose protein sequence is MSETPHSAAATVASWRAASERGDVDAAVACLSQDVVLSSPLTEQFRFEGPAQLRDFLTSAFTAVEDIRFHTQTGEGDTYALFYRARVGSQPFEEAQLLRLDDEARVKEITLFGRPMPALTALMIGAGSELARRQGRRGVAALMRAGAAPVHAMVTFGDRRLVPLTRPTAPRT, encoded by the coding sequence ATGTCCGAGACCCCGCACTCCGCCGCCGCTACCGTCGCGAGCTGGCGCGCCGCCTCAGAACGCGGTGACGTCGACGCCGCAGTCGCGTGCCTGAGCCAGGACGTCGTGCTCAGCTCGCCACTCACCGAACAGTTCCGCTTCGAGGGACCTGCCCAGCTGCGCGATTTCCTGACCTCGGCGTTCACGGCGGTCGAGGACATCCGCTTCCACACCCAGACCGGCGAGGGCGACACGTACGCGCTGTTCTACCGGGCGAGGGTGGGATCCCAGCCGTTCGAGGAAGCGCAACTGCTGCGGCTCGACGACGAGGCACGCGTCAAGGAGATCACGCTCTTCGGGCGTCCGATGCCGGCCCTCACCGCCCTGATGATCGGCGCGGGGTCGGAGCTCGCCCGCAGGCAGGGCCGCCGGGGTGTCGCGGCGCTCATGCGCGCCGGCGCCGCGCCCGTGCACGCGATGGTCACCTTCGGGGACCGCCGCTTGGTCCCGCTGACCCGGCCGACAGCCCCGCGGACCTGA
- a CDS encoding oxidoreductase, which translates to MTTNRPVALVTGASSGIGKETALALVAAGFEVAGTGRDTSRVTPLQGVTFFDLDVVSDKSVTTVVQQVIDRFGRIDVLVNNAGVGSIGAAEETSLAQAQGVFDINVFGVMRMVQEVLPHMRSRGRGRIINLSSVQGFIPAPYMAVYGASKHAIEGYSQSLDHEVRQYGVRSLLVEPAYTRTGFEANSAKPDTPLQVYADQRHVFDRLMTEAIRGGDDPAVVAKAIVTAATDKKPKLRYAAGPMAGRARMLRFVPAWVLDKQIRTMNKLAG; encoded by the coding sequence ATGACGACAAATCGGCCGGTGGCCCTGGTGACGGGGGCGTCATCCGGCATCGGGAAGGAAACGGCGCTCGCGCTGGTCGCGGCGGGTTTCGAGGTGGCCGGTACGGGCCGGGACACCTCACGCGTCACCCCGCTCCAGGGCGTGACGTTCTTCGACCTCGACGTGGTCAGTGACAAGTCGGTCACCACCGTGGTCCAGCAGGTGATCGACCGGTTCGGGCGGATCGACGTCCTGGTCAACAACGCCGGCGTCGGCTCGATAGGCGCGGCCGAGGAAACCTCCCTCGCGCAGGCCCAGGGCGTCTTCGACATCAACGTCTTCGGTGTCATGCGCATGGTGCAGGAGGTCCTGCCGCACATGCGCTCCCGGGGACGCGGGCGCATCATCAACCTCTCGTCGGTGCAGGGGTTCATCCCCGCTCCCTACATGGCCGTCTACGGCGCGTCCAAGCACGCGATCGAGGGCTACTCCCAGTCCCTGGACCACGAGGTGCGGCAGTACGGCGTCCGGTCGCTCCTCGTCGAACCCGCCTACACCAGGACCGGATTCGAGGCCAACAGCGCGAAGCCCGACACGCCCCTGCAGGTCTACGCGGACCAGCGGCACGTCTTCGACCGTCTGATGACGGAGGCGATCAGGGGCGGTGACGACCCCGCCGTGGTCGCCAAGGCGATCGTCACGGCCGCCACCGACAAGAAGCCGAAACTTCGCTACGCCGCCGGCCCCATGGCCGGACGCGCACGCATGCTCCGCTTCGTTCCTGCCTGGGTCCTGGACAAGCAGATCCGCACGATGAACAAGCTGGCCGGCTGA
- a CDS encoding TetR/AcrR family transcriptional regulator — translation MTTEVKPSPRERLLEAAATLTYRDGVGIGVEALCKAAGVSKRSMYQLFESKDELLAASLKERAAAFVASLLPPAGDGRSPRERILYVFAQVEWQAGAPEFRGCRYLAVQIELKAQTHPASRVAHQIKANLTAFFRAEAEQGGASDPDLLARQLILVFDGASARAGIQADKLTGLVAPTVTTLLDAAGVR, via the coding sequence ATGACCACCGAAGTGAAACCAAGCCCCAGGGAGCGACTGCTGGAGGCTGCGGCCACGCTCACCTACCGAGACGGTGTCGGCATCGGCGTCGAGGCACTGTGCAAGGCGGCAGGGGTGTCCAAGCGCTCCATGTACCAACTGTTCGAGAGCAAGGACGAACTGCTGGCGGCGAGCCTGAAGGAGCGCGCCGCCGCCTTCGTGGCGAGCCTCCTACCCCCGGCGGGCGACGGCCGGTCACCCCGCGAACGGATCCTGTACGTCTTCGCGCAGGTGGAATGGCAGGCAGGGGCGCCCGAGTTCCGAGGCTGCCGGTACCTGGCCGTGCAGATCGAACTCAAGGCCCAGACCCACCCCGCCAGCCGGGTGGCCCATCAGATCAAAGCGAATCTGACGGCCTTCTTCCGTGCCGAGGCCGAGCAGGGCGGCGCGAGCGATCCCGACCTGCTGGCCCGGCAGCTCATCCTGGTCTTCGACGGCGCAAGCGCCCGCGCGGGAATTCAGGCCGACAAGCTGACCGGGCTCGTCGCTCCCACGGTGACCACCCTGCTCGACGCGGCAGGGGTGCGCTGA
- a CDS encoding PDR/VanB family oxidoreductase, with product MDIGTPGTPPPDLYGRLRGDSYMRKLAAFSDKAVTRLARRSTPPKRPPATGTPVIRELVVAARHQEAEDVVSLRLAAPDGASDGASDGGVLPPWQPGAHIELRLPSGRRRQYSLCGDPADRYGYRIAVRRIADGKGGSAEVHDTLGVGTRVAVTGRPRNAFPFAAEASVLLVAGGIGITPILPMAREAARRGLDWRLVHTGRSRGSMPFAAELAELAAAAPGRVSIRPDDESGVPEAADLLSSIPAAGAVYCCGPAPMIDGVRRAFGGSRASALHFERFAPPPITDGRPFELQLGDTGRVLPVPYDRSALDVLHEALPDLPFSCRQGFCGTCRVRVADGQVDHRDRRLTATERAAGAMLPCVSRAPEGERLVLEV from the coding sequence ATGGACATCGGCACACCCGGCACCCCGCCGCCGGACCTCTACGGCAGACTGCGCGGCGACTCCTACATGCGGAAGCTGGCGGCTTTCAGCGACAAGGCGGTCACGCGCCTCGCGCGGCGCAGCACTCCTCCCAAGCGCCCGCCGGCCACCGGGACGCCCGTGATCCGGGAACTGGTGGTCGCCGCCAGGCACCAGGAGGCCGAGGATGTCGTCTCCCTGCGGCTGGCAGCACCCGACGGGGCATCCGACGGGGCATCCGATGGGGGAGTGCTCCCGCCCTGGCAGCCCGGCGCCCACATCGAGCTGCGCCTGCCCTCCGGCCGCAGGCGGCAGTACTCCCTGTGCGGCGACCCCGCCGACCGGTACGGGTACCGCATAGCGGTGCGCCGCATCGCCGACGGCAAAGGCGGTTCGGCCGAGGTGCACGACACCCTCGGAGTCGGTACGCGGGTGGCCGTCACCGGGCGGCCCCGGAACGCCTTCCCCTTCGCCGCCGAAGCATCCGTCCTGCTCGTCGCGGGCGGCATCGGCATCACCCCGATCCTGCCGATGGCCCGGGAAGCAGCCCGGCGCGGGCTGGACTGGAGGCTCGTGCACACCGGCCGCAGCCGCGGCTCGATGCCCTTCGCGGCAGAGCTGGCCGAACTCGCGGCCGCGGCCCCCGGCCGGGTCTCCATCCGTCCTGACGACGAGTCCGGGGTGCCCGAAGCCGCCGATCTGTTGAGCTCGATCCCGGCGGCGGGTGCGGTGTACTGCTGCGGGCCAGCGCCCATGATCGACGGTGTTCGGCGCGCGTTCGGTGGCAGCCGCGCGTCGGCCCTGCACTTCGAGCGGTTCGCTCCGCCCCCGATCACGGACGGCCGCCCCTTCGAACTCCAGCTGGGCGACACCGGCCGGGTTCTGCCGGTGCCGTACGACCGCTCCGCCCTGGACGTTCTCCACGAGGCCCTGCCGGACCTGCCGTTCTCCTGCCGCCAGGGGTTCTGCGGCACCTGCCGGGTACGGGTTGCCGATGGCCAGGTCGATCACCGTGACCGTCGGCTCACCGCCACCGAACGTGCGGCCGGCGCCATGCTGCCCTGCGTCTCGCGTGCACCGGAAGGAGAGCGGCTGGTGCTGGAGGTGTGA
- a CDS encoding SNG1 family protein, which yields MSGTHPFRVLRAKPLWIANGVITGVLALLFAVFYVGANIDPVDHMKNLPVGLVNADKGAAVGGKQVNLGAQITESIKKSTASGDRIDWKVMDEKEMKDELGKGKLFGALVVPADFTTSATALTGTALTGTAPTGTPARPTLTVLTNQSAGSLGSGLARTATTQAAENASLQVGRELAAQIGPGQPKLPAAARVLLTDPAAVTVEDGHPLDSHSGLGLTAFYYALTLVVVGMLSANVISGQADHALGYTHNDMGPLRLHRPLIRATRVQTLTISSTLMAALSLPMGTLVMAGAVGIMGMDAAHLPLLWLYSVCAIAVTGIGALTLLAVFGTPGMLVVTLVFIGMAVPTSGATTPIEALPGFYRFLAEFEPLRQITGGIRSILYYDAQGDAGLTRGWVMMAAGLVAAALFGFGVLGWYDRKGLHRIPAETKPEKTAAPA from the coding sequence ATGAGTGGCACTCACCCCTTCCGCGTCCTGCGCGCCAAGCCTCTGTGGATCGCGAACGGCGTCATCACAGGCGTACTCGCGCTGCTGTTCGCCGTGTTCTACGTCGGCGCGAACATCGACCCCGTAGATCACATGAAGAACCTGCCCGTCGGCCTGGTCAACGCCGACAAGGGAGCCGCCGTCGGCGGCAAGCAGGTCAACCTCGGGGCGCAGATCACCGAGTCGATCAAGAAGTCGACCGCGAGCGGGGACAGGATCGACTGGAAGGTGATGGACGAGAAGGAGATGAAGGACGAGCTCGGCAAGGGCAAACTGTTCGGCGCGCTCGTCGTGCCCGCCGACTTCACCACCTCCGCCACCGCACTGACCGGCACCGCACTGACCGGCACCGCGCCCACCGGGACCCCGGCCCGCCCGACCCTGACAGTGCTGACCAACCAGTCCGCCGGCAGCCTGGGCTCCGGCCTGGCCCGGACGGCGACGACCCAGGCGGCCGAGAACGCCTCGCTCCAGGTGGGCAGGGAACTGGCCGCCCAGATCGGACCCGGGCAGCCGAAGCTGCCCGCCGCGGCACGCGTCCTGCTCACCGACCCGGCCGCCGTCACGGTCGAGGACGGCCACCCCCTCGACTCGCACAGCGGCCTGGGCCTGACGGCGTTCTACTACGCGCTCACCCTCGTGGTCGTCGGCATGCTCTCCGCCAACGTCATCAGCGGCCAGGCCGACCACGCCCTCGGCTACACCCACAACGACATGGGCCCCCTGCGCCTGCACCGCCCGCTCATCCGGGCCACCCGGGTCCAGACCCTCACCATCAGCAGCACCCTCATGGCCGCCCTGTCCCTGCCGATGGGCACCCTGGTCATGGCCGGCGCGGTCGGCATCATGGGCATGGACGCCGCCCACCTGCCGCTGCTGTGGCTGTACTCGGTGTGCGCCATCGCCGTCACCGGGATCGGCGCGCTCACCCTCCTCGCGGTCTTCGGCACGCCCGGCATGCTGGTGGTCACACTGGTCTTCATCGGGATGGCGGTGCCGACGTCCGGGGCCACCACCCCGATCGAGGCGCTGCCCGGCTTCTACCGCTTCCTCGCGGAGTTCGAGCCGCTGCGGCAGATCACCGGCGGCATCCGCTCGATCCTCTACTACGACGCCCAGGGCGACGCGGGGCTGACCCGGGGCTGGGTCATGATGGCGGCCGGCCTCGTCGCGGCCGCGCTGTTCGGCTTCGGCGTACTGGGGTGGTACGACCGCAAGGGACTGCACCGCATCCCGGCGGAGACGAAGCCCGAGAAAACCGCCGCCCCGGCGTAA
- a CDS encoding metal-dependent hydrolase, translating into MFRAAHAHPERPSEPIDHHDLVLQPRDVTFDWSTTPLHWVPGEPFATHTFDVLHLMLPELERWFVRTFEQALPLITDDRLREDVRGFIGQEAMHAEAHQEVLEHLLAKGLDPTPYTLQSEWIFRRVLGDRPELTPAAAHAHLLQRLALIAAFEHFTAYMGHWILSNGDLDHTGVDPTMLDLFRWHGAEEVEHRSVAFDLLVHLDPRYRRRVVGMLVTAPVLTRLWIRGVRFLMNADPELDDRVEVRFRDYLAAARKDLLPRPGAFARSVLRYFRPGYHPTQEGSTQLAVAYLAVSPAARAAAR; encoded by the coding sequence ATGTTCCGAGCCGCACATGCCCACCCGGAGCGTCCGTCCGAGCCCATCGACCACCACGACCTGGTGCTGCAACCCCGGGACGTCACCTTCGACTGGAGCACCACGCCGCTGCACTGGGTGCCGGGTGAGCCCTTCGCGACCCACACCTTCGATGTGCTCCACCTCATGCTCCCCGAGCTCGAACGCTGGTTCGTGCGCACCTTCGAGCAGGCACTGCCACTGATCACCGACGACCGACTGCGCGAGGACGTACGCGGCTTCATCGGCCAGGAAGCGATGCACGCCGAGGCGCACCAGGAGGTCCTGGAGCACCTGCTCGCCAAGGGGCTGGATCCGACTCCGTACACCCTGCAGTCCGAATGGATCTTCCGAAGGGTGCTCGGAGACAGGCCGGAGCTGACGCCGGCCGCCGCACACGCGCACCTCCTCCAACGGCTCGCCCTCATAGCGGCCTTCGAGCACTTCACCGCGTACATGGGTCACTGGATTCTCAGCAACGGGGACCTGGACCACACCGGCGTGGACCCCACGATGCTCGACCTGTTCCGCTGGCACGGCGCGGAGGAGGTCGAACACCGTTCGGTCGCGTTCGACCTGCTGGTGCACCTCGATCCCCGGTACCGGCGCCGCGTGGTCGGCATGCTCGTCACCGCTCCGGTGCTGACCCGGCTGTGGATCCGCGGAGTCCGCTTCCTGATGAACGCGGACCCCGAACTCGACGACCGGGTCGAGGTCCGCTTCCGCGACTACCTGGCCGCCGCCCGCAAGGACCTGTTGCCCCGGCCGGGCGCGTTCGCCCGCTCGGTGCTGCGCTACTTCCGCCCCGGCTACCACCCGACCCAGGAGGGCTCGACCCAGCTGGCGGTCGCCTACCTGGCGGTGTCTCCTGCTGCCCGAGCGGCTGCCCGATGA
- a CDS encoding 4Fe-4S binding protein has product MTAARDAEGQPTAPAPRLPAKLAAHPSVQAVLARRGTGDTVSPAPVIDAEWLRELCLAAGADDAAAVSLDHPDLAGEREHAQSALPGTRTLIAMAVRMNRDNCRSPARSVANQEFHQTDEQANHAARSVTRALQDAGHRALNPSVGFPQEMDHFPSERIWVVAHKTVAVAAGLGVMGLHRNVIHPKFGSFVLLATVLVDAEVSEYGQALDYNPCIDCKLCVAACPVGAIAKDGAFDGLACTTHNYREFMSGFTDWAQTVADSEDAADYRSRVTDSESASMWQSLSSPPGYKSGYCLAVCPAGEDVLGPYLDDRKNFMDTVLRPLQDKKETLYVLPGSHAQEYARRRFPHKPVKEVTGGWQPPAKRPASTDRETRTS; this is encoded by the coding sequence ATGACTGCCGCGCGCGACGCCGAGGGGCAACCGACGGCCCCGGCTCCCAGGCTTCCTGCGAAGCTGGCCGCCCACCCGTCGGTGCAGGCCGTACTCGCCCGGCGCGGGACCGGTGACACGGTGAGCCCGGCGCCGGTGATCGACGCGGAATGGCTGCGCGAGCTGTGCCTGGCGGCCGGTGCGGACGACGCGGCCGCGGTCAGCCTGGACCACCCCGACCTGGCCGGCGAGCGCGAGCACGCACAGTCCGCGCTGCCCGGCACCCGCACCCTGATCGCGATGGCGGTCCGGATGAACCGCGACAACTGCCGCTCCCCGGCCCGCAGCGTGGCCAACCAGGAGTTCCACCAGACCGACGAACAGGCCAACCACGCCGCCCGCAGCGTCACCCGGGCCCTCCAGGACGCCGGACACCGCGCACTCAATCCGTCCGTCGGCTTCCCCCAGGAGATGGACCACTTCCCCAGCGAGCGGATCTGGGTCGTGGCGCACAAGACGGTCGCGGTGGCCGCCGGGCTCGGCGTGATGGGCCTGCACCGCAACGTCATCCACCCGAAGTTCGGCAGCTTCGTCCTGCTGGCCACCGTCCTGGTGGACGCGGAGGTGAGCGAGTACGGGCAGGCACTGGACTACAACCCCTGCATCGACTGCAAGTTGTGCGTCGCCGCCTGCCCGGTCGGCGCCATCGCCAAGGACGGCGCCTTCGACGGGCTGGCCTGCACCACGCACAACTACCGCGAGTTCATGAGCGGGTTCACCGACTGGGCGCAGACCGTGGCCGACAGCGAGGACGCCGCCGACTACCGCTCCCGGGTCACCGACTCCGAGAGCGCCTCCATGTGGCAGAGCCTGTCCTCACCCCCCGGCTACAAGTCCGGCTACTGCCTCGCCGTCTGCCCCGCCGGCGAGGACGTCCTGGGCCCCTACCTGGACGACCGCAAGAACTTCATGGACACCGTCCTGCGCCCCCTCCAGGACAAGAAGGAAACCCTCTACGTCCTGCCGGGCTCGCACGCGCAGGAGTACGCCCGTCGCCGCTTCCCCCACAAGCCCGTCAAGGAAGTCACCGGCGGCTGGCAGCCCCCGGCGAAACGCCCCGCGTCCACCGACCGAGAGACACGTACGTCATGA
- a CDS encoding SDR family oxidoreductase — MAAPPKSPYTFSRRDRDRLSGTTLTGRVIAVTGAGRGIGRAVAARLAAAGAAVAIGDLDAELARETADAIGARPGGRLLGLSLDVTDTPSFDDFLRTVETELGPIDVLINNAGIMWVGPFEEEPDEAALRQFDVNVHGVLRGMKLVIPGMRKRGHGHVVNIASAASKVAPAGEATYAATKHAVHGYSTAVRAELRGTGVHVSLVMPGVVETELAVGTATGPTRRLTTDQVADAVLDVVLRPRFEVFVPRRIAALTRLAALLPGRARDALHHLLVPDQLAALSDRTVRAAYEQRTRTARLPEG; from the coding sequence GTGGCAGCACCGCCCAAATCCCCGTACACGTTCAGCCGGAGAGACCGCGACAGGCTCTCCGGCACAACGCTGACCGGCCGGGTGATCGCGGTCACCGGGGCGGGCCGCGGCATCGGGCGTGCCGTCGCGGCCCGGCTCGCCGCGGCCGGAGCCGCCGTGGCGATCGGCGATCTCGACGCGGAGCTCGCCAGGGAGACGGCCGACGCCATCGGCGCGCGTCCCGGTGGCCGACTGCTCGGGCTGTCTCTCGACGTCACCGACACACCTTCCTTCGATGACTTCCTGCGCACCGTCGAGACCGAGCTGGGGCCGATCGACGTACTGATCAACAACGCCGGAATCATGTGGGTGGGCCCCTTCGAGGAGGAACCGGACGAAGCCGCCCTGCGCCAGTTCGACGTCAACGTCCACGGCGTACTGCGCGGGATGAAACTCGTGATCCCGGGGATGCGGAAACGCGGTCACGGCCACGTGGTGAACATCGCCTCCGCCGCCAGCAAGGTCGCCCCGGCCGGGGAGGCGACCTACGCGGCGACGAAGCACGCCGTCCACGGCTACAGCACAGCCGTCCGCGCCGAACTGCGCGGCACCGGCGTGCACGTGTCCCTGGTGATGCCCGGCGTCGTGGAGACCGAGCTGGCCGTGGGCACCGCGACCGGCCCCACCCGACGCCTGACGACGGATCAGGTGGCCGACGCGGTGCTCGACGTCGTACTGCGCCCGCGGTTCGAGGTCTTCGTTCCACGCCGGATAGCCGCCCTGACCCGGTTGGCCGCGCTGCTGCCGGGCCGTGCCCGCGACGCCCTGCATCACCTCCTTGTCCCCGACCAGCTCGCCGCCCTGTCCGACCGGACGGTCCGCGCGGCCTACGAGCAGCGCACCCGGACCGCCCGCCTGCCCGAAGGATGA
- a CDS encoding alpha/beta fold hydrolase, whose product MTGPAARRITVDAADGVELAAYQWGASTAPAVVLVHGYPDTSAVWRPVAERLADRFHVTAFDVRGAGASHRPRGPRAYRMSRLEADLEAVLDAVSPDRPVHLVGHDWGSIHSWESVTGTRLAGRIASFTSISGPCLDHVGHLIRDRLRPGHPDLPKLLRQAARSWYIAYFHVPLLPALTWTALGHRWRTFLTGSQGVPGHTSYPAPTLARDAVSGIALYRANMLPRLLRPRDRPTTVPVQLIIPTRDFCVTPVLSYGVEHWTGQMRRRPIDAGHWVQLSHPEEVASRIAEFGHRVEDGSRRTHTPDHTAHPI is encoded by the coding sequence GTGACCGGCCCGGCCGCCCGCCGAATCACCGTGGACGCCGCGGACGGCGTGGAGTTGGCCGCCTACCAATGGGGAGCGTCCACGGCTCCTGCGGTGGTGCTGGTCCACGGCTATCCGGACACCAGCGCCGTGTGGCGCCCGGTCGCCGAGCGACTGGCCGACCGCTTCCACGTCACCGCCTTCGACGTGCGGGGAGCCGGTGCCTCCCACCGGCCCAGAGGTCCGCGCGCCTACCGGATGTCCCGCCTGGAAGCCGACCTGGAGGCGGTTCTCGACGCCGTGAGCCCCGACCGCCCGGTGCACCTGGTCGGACACGACTGGGGATCGATCCACTCCTGGGAGTCCGTCACCGGCACCCGCCTGGCCGGGAGGATCGCCTCGTTCACCTCCATCTCCGGACCCTGCCTGGACCATGTCGGCCACCTGATCCGGGACCGCCTCCGACCGGGGCATCCGGATCTGCCGAAGCTGCTGAGGCAGGCCGCACGGTCCTGGTACATCGCCTACTTCCATGTCCCGCTCCTGCCCGCCCTGACCTGGACAGCACTGGGACACCGCTGGCGTACCTTCCTCACCGGCTCCCAAGGTGTGCCCGGGCACACCTCCTACCCCGCGCCGACGCTGGCCCGCGACGCCGTGTCCGGCATCGCCCTGTACCGCGCCAACATGCTGCCCCGCCTGCTGCGTCCCCGGGACCGGCCGACCACCGTCCCGGTTCAACTCATCATCCCCACCCGCGACTTCTGCGTCACCCCGGTGCTGTCGTACGGAGTGGAGCACTGGACGGGCCAGATGCGACGGCGCCCGATCGACGCCGGGCACTGGGTACAGCTCAGCCACCCCGAGGAGGTCGCGTCCCGGATCGCGGAATTCGGCCACCGCGTCGAAGACGGCTCCCGCCGCACTCACACTCCGGACCACACCGCGCACCCGATCTGA
- a CDS encoding oxidoreductase: MATDRPVALVTGASSGIGKETALALVAAGFNVVGTSRDTSRVTPLGGVTFLGLDVVSDTSVTAAVQEVSERFGRIDVLVNNAGVGSMGAAEETPLAQTQGMFDTNVFGVMRMVNEVLPHMRAQRRGRIINISSVLGFLPQPYMAAYAASKHAIEGYTESLDHEVRDHGVRALIVEPAYTRTGFEANSAKPDTPLHAYAKQRQTVDRVMTEAIRGGDAPAVVAKAVIAAATDTRPKPRYTAGPLAGRARVLRRLAPAGVFDKQIRKMNQLAG, from the coding sequence ATGGCGACAGATCGGCCGGTGGCCCTCGTGACGGGTGCGTCATCCGGCATCGGGAAGGAAACCGCGCTCGCCCTGGTCGCAGCCGGATTCAACGTGGTCGGCACAAGCCGCGACACCTCCCGCGTCACCCCGCTCGGCGGTGTGACGTTCCTCGGCCTCGACGTGGTCAGCGACACCTCGGTCACCGCAGCGGTCCAGGAGGTGAGCGAGCGGTTCGGGCGGATCGACGTCCTGGTCAACAACGCCGGCGTCGGCTCGATGGGCGCTGCCGAGGAAACCCCCCTCGCGCAGACCCAGGGCATGTTCGACACCAACGTCTTCGGGGTCATGCGCATGGTGAACGAGGTCCTGCCGCACATGCGTGCTCAACGACGCGGGCGCATCATCAACATCTCGTCCGTGCTCGGGTTCCTGCCCCAGCCCTACATGGCCGCCTACGCCGCCTCCAAGCACGCGATCGAGGGCTACACCGAATCCCTGGACCACGAGGTCCGTGACCACGGCGTCCGGGCGCTCATCGTCGAACCCGCCTACACCAGGACCGGGTTCGAGGCCAACAGCGCGAAGCCCGACACCCCCCTACATGCGTACGCGAAGCAGCGACAGACCGTCGACCGCGTGATGACGGAGGCGATCAGGGGTGGCGACGCCCCGGCCGTCGTCGCCAAGGCGGTCATCGCGGCAGCGACCGACACCAGGCCGAAGCCGCGCTACACCGCCGGCCCCCTGGCCGGACGCGCACGCGTACTGCGCCGCCTCGCTCCCGCCGGGGTCTTCGACAAGCAGATCCGCAAGATGAACCAGCTGGCCGGCTGA